In a genomic window of uncultured Sphaerochaeta sp.:
- a CDS encoding HNH endonuclease: MRAFVGITDYAWYQSLAGRGYDEVNFWKPGGNVNFKALTPGELFLFKLHAPYNAIVGGGFFVRFSLLPSFLAWEAFGTKNGTETFGQLETRIAKYRKSQVPNSQIGCIILNSPFFFSESDWIAAPPNWGKSIVQGKTYDDTTQEGAALMEAVHQRLGGLYGYGHHESDSASNVREGQYLATYRIGQGTFRVLVTEAYNRRCAISGEKTLPVLDAAHIVPFSEEGSYSVKNGLLLRTDIHTLYDKGYLTVTPDYHVEVSNRLKSEYGNGKIYYAYHGLQLPNLPLEEQERPSPSFLAWHTEHVYKG; this comes from the coding sequence TGGCAGGTCGGGGGTATGACGAAGTCAATTTCTGGAAGCCGGGGGGAAACGTCAATTTCAAGGCGCTGACACCTGGAGAGCTGTTCCTGTTCAAACTGCATGCTCCCTACAATGCAATTGTAGGGGGAGGGTTCTTCGTCCGGTTTTCCCTGCTTCCCAGCTTTCTTGCCTGGGAAGCGTTTGGCACGAAGAATGGGACAGAGACCTTTGGCCAGCTTGAAACACGTATTGCCAAATATCGCAAGAGTCAGGTTCCCAATTCCCAGATCGGCTGCATCATCCTCAATTCTCCGTTCTTCTTTTCTGAGTCTGATTGGATTGCCGCTCCTCCCAACTGGGGGAAAAGCATTGTGCAAGGCAAGACGTATGACGATACGACACAAGAGGGTGCAGCACTTATGGAGGCTGTACACCAGCGGCTTGGTGGCCTGTATGGGTATGGGCACCATGAGAGCGACAGTGCTTCCAATGTTCGGGAAGGGCAGTATCTGGCAACTTACCGTATCGGGCAGGGAACCTTCCGGGTATTGGTTACCGAGGCATACAACCGTCGTTGTGCGATCAGTGGCGAGAAAACGCTTCCTGTTTTGGATGCCGCACATATTGTCCCGTTCAGTGAAGAGGGCAGCTATTCGGTGAAGAATGGGCTGTTGCTCAGGACTGACATCCATACGCTGTACGATAAGGGATACCTCACTGTTACTCCCGACTACCATGTTGAGGTAAGCAATCGATTGAAAAGCGAGTATGGTAATGGAAAGATCTACTACGCCTATCATGGGCTACAGCTTCCCAATCTTCCTCTGGAAGAGCAGGAACGGCCTTCACCCTCCTTCTTGGCATGGCATACCGAGCATGTGTACAAGGGGTAA
- a CDS encoding transposase, whose translation MIDANAKPTKIIRVTNKKNGVTYLYEDQAFWNSEKKRGEHKRKCIGRLGPDGDAIYNEYYLARKEAVKAENPLVSKTTLMGQNLIMDKVVKDTGIKPVLKEAFGSDDADAILKLARYSVCEGKALSRAEDWLDDRGFNGSALCSQRISELLASLSDDRRNTFFKLWINKQAKKKALLFDITSISSYGKNNAYVERGYNRDHENLRQINLGLLSSHSSNVPLWYSELPGSMADSIVLDHVLGSLEKLDVKDINLVGDRGFYSEANLRNIAGKGQKFTIPVPSSLKWQKELIDKVRDSIRRPANIIRNPEDDKSYIYGITDYKTESYGRTWRHVYFDPVRKEQDIASLMLKLRKGEEELASGNIVERNKGLYETYFTVKETPKRGRKVILNEQAVDDYINGYSGFWIILTNAEKDASKALGHYNRRCDIEFHFDDMKNLLDCNRLNVHGEKTMKGRLFVNFITLILLNDLRGKVSAIKPRDRKYWDSKDMLNKVSTYSRIHFTGTYKDLWTVPTKAQRLIFDLLKIEYHWKGETLNVEELNKPEDDSEQEEDET comes from the coding sequence ATGATAGATGCCAATGCAAAACCGACGAAAATCATCCGTGTCACCAACAAGAAGAACGGTGTCACCTACCTCTACGAGGACCAAGCCTTCTGGAACAGCGAGAAGAAGCGCGGCGAACACAAGCGCAAGTGCATCGGCCGCCTCGGTCCGGACGGCGATGCGATATACAACGAGTACTATCTGGCAAGGAAGGAAGCCGTCAAGGCCGAGAATCCGCTTGTCTCCAAGACCACGCTGATGGGACAGAACCTCATCATGGACAAGGTGGTCAAGGATACCGGCATCAAACCAGTTCTGAAGGAAGCCTTCGGATCCGATGACGCCGATGCCATCCTCAAGCTTGCAAGGTACAGCGTCTGCGAGGGCAAAGCCCTCAGCAGAGCCGAGGACTGGCTGGATGACCGGGGTTTCAACGGCAGCGCCCTTTGCTCGCAGCGCATCAGCGAGCTGCTCGCCTCCCTGTCCGACGACAGGCGCAACACCTTCTTCAAGCTTTGGATCAACAAACAGGCGAAGAAGAAGGCACTGCTGTTCGATATAACCTCGATTTCGTCCTATGGGAAAAACAATGCATATGTGGAGCGGGGGTACAACCGCGACCACGAGAACCTGAGGCAGATCAATCTCGGACTGCTCAGTTCCCACTCGTCGAACGTCCCACTCTGGTACTCGGAACTGCCCGGCAGCATGGCGGACTCCATCGTGCTCGACCATGTGCTGGGCAGCTTGGAAAAGCTCGATGTGAAGGACATAAACCTGGTTGGCGACAGAGGCTTCTACAGTGAAGCCAATCTCAGAAATATTGCAGGAAAGGGACAGAAGTTCACCATCCCCGTACCATCCAGCCTCAAGTGGCAGAAGGAATTGATCGACAAGGTCAGGGACTCCATCAGAAGACCGGCCAACATCATCAGGAACCCAGAGGATGACAAGTCATATATCTATGGTATTACTGACTACAAGACCGAGTCCTACGGCAGGACCTGGCGGCATGTCTACTTCGACCCCGTCAGGAAGGAGCAGGACATCGCATCGCTGATGCTCAAGCTGAGAAAGGGCGAGGAGGAGCTTGCAAGCGGGAATATCGTCGAAAGGAACAAAGGCCTGTACGAGACGTACTTCACCGTCAAGGAGACGCCCAAGCGGGGAAGAAAGGTCATCCTGAACGAGCAGGCCGTCGATGACTACATCAACGGCTACAGCGGGTTCTGGATCATCCTCACCAATGCGGAAAAGGACGCATCCAAGGCACTGGGGCACTACAACCGAAGGTGCGATATCGAGTTCCACTTCGACGACATGAAGAACCTGCTGGACTGCAATAGGCTCAACGTTCATGGTGAGAAAACCATGAAGGGCAGACTGTTCGTCAACTTCATCACCCTCATCCTGCTCAATGATCTGAGAGGCAAGGTCTCGGCCATCAAGCCGAGGGATAGGAAGTACTGGGACTCCAAGGACATGCTGAACAAGGTTTCCACCTATTCAAGGATTCACTTCACCGGTACCTATAAGGACCTGTGGACAGTACCCACCAAGGCACAAAGGCTGATCTTCGACCTCCTGAAAATCGAGTACCATTGGAAGGGTGAGACTTTGAATGTCGAGGAGCTCAATAAGCCTGAAGATGATAGCGAACAGGAAGAGGACGAGACCTAG
- a CDS encoding proline iminopeptidase-family hydrolase produces the protein MGREFEIEYIYYDQLGSHNSDNPADRKFWTIERFVDEVDQVRKALGLDASNFFLLGHSWGGVLAMEYALAHPEALKGLIISNMMADCVDYQRYADDVLGPQMESGVLARIKELEAAGAYESEEYEALLMPNHYEKHVLRRPMDQWPACVMHALEQVNKDLYVYMQGPSEFGISGVLATWDRSQDLRKIAVPTLVIGAEYDTMDPLYMEWMSQQIPDGSFLYCPEGSHMAMWDDAEVYHNGIRRFINTV, from the coding sequence TTGGGTCGGGAATTTGAGATAGAATACATCTACTATGACCAGCTTGGCAGCCACAACTCGGACAACCCCGCAGACCGCAAGTTCTGGACCATCGAGCGCTTTGTGGACGAGGTTGACCAGGTCCGAAAGGCCTTGGGCCTTGATGCCTCAAACTTCTTCCTGCTCGGTCACAGCTGGGGAGGAGTGCTTGCCATGGAGTATGCACTTGCCCATCCAGAGGCACTCAAGGGCCTGATCATCAGCAACATGATGGCAGACTGTGTTGACTACCAGCGCTATGCAGACGATGTGCTGGGACCGCAGATGGAGAGCGGTGTGCTCGCCCGCATCAAGGAGCTGGAGGCAGCAGGAGCGTATGAGAGCGAAGAGTATGAAGCACTGCTCATGCCCAACCACTATGAGAAGCATGTTTTGCGCCGTCCCATGGACCAGTGGCCTGCCTGTGTGATGCATGCCTTGGAGCAGGTGAACAAGGACCTGTACGTCTATATGCAGGGGCCTAGTGAGTTCGGCATCTCCGGTGTCCTGGCCACCTGGGATCGTTCCCAGGACCTGCGCAAGATTGCCGTTCCCACCTTGGTGATCGGAGCCGAGTATGACACCATGGATCCTTTGTACATGGAGTGGATGTCCCAGCAGATTCCCGATGGTTCCTTTCTCTACTGCCCAGAAGGCAGCCATATGGCCATGTGGGATGATGCTGAGGTCTACCACAACGGTATCCGAAGATTCATAAATACCGTTTGA
- a CDS encoding nitroreductase family protein, protein MDFYDVAAKRRTVRDFDPHATIDAETIQRIISAGLQAPSNDHLRDWHFVVIRDKSVILKLIEIIPKGISDQDMEALLEDWHLDDPVQQECYRNAVPKQYRMFADASCVVVPLFRQRTDILHPKDLSHLNGFASIWCSIENILLATTAESYAATLRIPLGNEEEWTRKVLRFPAEYRFPCIIAIGKKRADAKEIQQKEYSMIERIHYDRWE, encoded by the coding sequence ATGGATTTCTACGACGTTGCAGCGAAACGAAGAACCGTTCGTGATTTCGACCCACACGCAACCATCGATGCTGAGACGATCCAAAGGATCATCTCAGCGGGTTTGCAAGCCCCATCCAATGACCACCTGCGCGATTGGCATTTCGTGGTCATTCGGGACAAGAGCGTCATCCTCAAGCTGATAGAGATCATTCCCAAGGGCATCTCAGACCAAGACATGGAAGCACTGCTGGAGGATTGGCATCTGGACGACCCGGTACAACAGGAGTGCTATCGGAATGCGGTTCCCAAGCAGTATCGCATGTTCGCCGATGCGAGTTGTGTAGTGGTTCCACTCTTCAGGCAGAGAACGGACATCCTCCACCCAAAGGACCTCTCCCACCTGAATGGGTTTGCATCCATCTGGTGCAGCATCGAGAATATCCTGCTGGCAACAACCGCAGAATCATATGCCGCTACGCTTCGCATCCCCCTCGGAAACGAGGAGGAGTGGACACGGAAGGTCTTGCGGTTTCCAGCGGAGTATCGCTTCCCCTGCATCATTGCCATCGGCAAGAAACGGGCGGATGCCAAAGAGATTCAACAAAAAGAGTACTCGATGATCGAGCGCATCCATTATGACCGTTGGGAGTAG
- a CDS encoding NAD(P)H-dependent oxidoreductase has protein sequence MNTPKIGIIISSTRGARVGEQAARYVESIASKRTDLSFEVIDLRDYPMPFFDEVASNAYVPSTNEVAQKWQKKVASLDGFIFVTAEYNNSITAALKNALDYAYPEWNRKAAAYFSYGSAGGARAVQHLRDICVELQMAPVRHSVLVQGNDFYPIMNGQKQFKDLGYLEQLVEQMLDQLSWWTLALKSARERS, from the coding sequence ATGAACACACCCAAGATTGGCATTATCATAAGCAGTACCAGAGGCGCTAGAGTAGGTGAGCAGGCAGCACGCTATGTCGAATCGATCGCGAGCAAGCGGACCGACCTCTCTTTTGAGGTCATTGACCTTCGCGACTACCCCATGCCGTTCTTCGACGAAGTGGCCTCCAACGCCTATGTACCCTCCACCAACGAGGTGGCACAGAAGTGGCAGAAAAAGGTTGCAAGCCTCGACGGCTTCATCTTTGTCACAGCAGAGTACAACAACAGCATCACCGCTGCTTTGAAGAATGCCCTCGACTATGCATACCCGGAGTGGAACCGCAAGGCAGCGGCCTACTTCTCTTATGGCTCAGCTGGCGGAGCACGTGCCGTTCAGCATCTCAGGGACATCTGTGTTGAGCTTCAGATGGCTCCCGTCAGGCACTCCGTCCTGGTCCAGGGCAATGACTTCTATCCGATCATGAATGGACAGAAGCAGTTCAAGGACCTTGGATACCTGGAACAACTGGTAGAGCAGATGCTCGACCAGCTCTCCTGGTGGACACTTGCGCTGAAGAGTGCACGTGAACGCAGCTAA